Within the Flavobacterium sp. CG_23.5 genome, the region AATATTTGAAGCTAAGAGGCGATTTATGGACCGTCAACGCAGATAAAAAAGCAATTATAGAGAAACAATTGCATCTTCAGGTAGAGCTGAACACCATTCGTCAAAATATAAGAGAAGTTTTAATTAGCAATCACACCAGTTCTGGTTCTTCGAATCAAAACCGAAAGATGCTAATCGTTTTTATTACATTAGTCGAAATTCTGGAACTGGCGTTGTCAACGTCATTCGATCATGACAAACTACATCAAAAATTTGACGACCATCCAAAGGTGCTACAAACCTATCAAAACTTAGCTTATAATCTTGCGGCAAGTTTAAAACAATTATCCAAAAGTGTACAGAATAAGACTAAATACGTTTCGAAACATACATTGATTAAAGATTTGAATGCTCTGCAACTTGCCATTGTTGATTACGAAAATGAATTGGGTAAAATTCCGGCTTCTGAAGGCGTTTTTATGCTAACTACAATGTTACAATACGCAGAAAAACAGGTAGAAAAAATAAAAATTGTAGAACGGGCTTTCACCTTAGCTTTCAATTCAAAAGATTTTAAGGAAAAAGATAAAGATTTAGAAAAGTTTTTAACCCCACAATATTATCCTTTAAGCACTTTGACAGGAAATATGAGTTTTTCCTCAACTATTTTCAGGCATTCGCTTCGGTTAACCATCACTATTCTCATTGGTTTTATTATTGGCACAATACTTCCTTTTCACAATGTCTATTGGATCTTGCTGACTATCATTGTGATTATGAGGCCAGGTTATGGCTTGACAAAACAACGCTCCTTTCAACGAATTTTCGGAACTATTTTAGGCGGATTAATTGCTTTCGGAATTCTTTCATTGGTACACAATAGCATTGTAATTAGTATTCTGTCCATTCTTTGTATGCTATTGGGTTTCTCGTTTACGCAAACAAATTATAAGGTCAGCGCAACCTTTGTGACCATGTATATAGTTTTTATTTACGGAATACTTACGCCTAATATTGCTGATGTAATTCAATATAGAATCTTAGATACTGTTGTCGGCGCAGCTCTTGCATTTCTTGCCAACCATTTTTTATGGCCTTCTTGGGAGTTTTTAAATATTCCAATTCATTTGAAAAAATCGATTAAAGCGAATCAAACCTACTTAAAGGAAATCTCTGTTTTTTATAACAAAAAAGGGGCTATTTCTACTTCTTATCGATTGGCAAGAAAGAACGCTTTCATCGAAATTGGTAATCTCATGGCTTCTTTTCAAAGAATGTCACAAGAACCTAAATCAAAACAAAAACAATTACCGCAAGTATATAAATTAGCCGTGCTGAATCATTCGCTTCTTT harbors:
- a CDS encoding FUSC family protein; protein product: MIYKIRKFTDSTYFTNALKVTIAAVIPFILFSLLGNFEMGFTIALGAFFTYPSDIPSNLKHKINGVLVAAVIVSSVNLLVNIIYPYNWIFYPFLALLIFLFSMISVYGQRATVVSFSALLSISLAFAHINTGWDMVKHSGLILAGGIFYLMISLIFHYIRPHRYIELQIAECIKLTAKYLKLRGDLWTVNADKKAIIEKQLHLQVELNTIRQNIREVLISNHTSSGSSNQNRKMLIVFITLVEILELALSTSFDHDKLHQKFDDHPKVLQTYQNLAYNLAASLKQLSKSVQNKTKYVSKHTLIKDLNALQLAIVDYENELGKIPASEGVFMLTTMLQYAEKQVEKIKIVERAFTLAFNSKDFKEKDKDLEKFLTPQYYPLSTLTGNMSFSSTIFRHSLRLTITILIGFIIGTILPFHNVYWILLTIIVIMRPGYGLTKQRSFQRIFGTILGGLIAFGILSLVHNSIVISILSILCMLLGFSFTQTNYKVSATFVTMYIVFIYGILTPNIADVIQYRILDTVVGAALAFLANHFLWPSWEFLNIPIHLKKSIKANQTYLKEISVFYNKKGAISTSYRLARKNAFIEIGNLMASFQRMSQEPKSKQKQLPQVYKLAVLNHSLLSSLASLGTYIQSHKTTSASEAFNIVVDTVYKNLDHAIAILKENDLDFNENTPKEELAMRFTELKNIRAKELKEGNPIDEEAFQLKMQEAQLVIEQLIWLTNLSENIVKTTKELIAT